The following proteins come from a genomic window of Saccharicrinis carchari:
- a CDS encoding purine-nucleoside phosphorylase, producing MLSKIKETADFILEQSKTEATIGIILGTGLGGLVGEIDIKSTLNYDAIPNFPVSTVEGHQGRLIFGILGGKEVVAMQGRFHYYEGYDMKQLTFPVRVMKMMGINTLLVSNASGGLNPDFVVGDVMIIEDQINMFGDNPLMGKNFDELGPRFPDMSQPYCKKLIAKAFDIAAKNNIQLQRGVYVGTSGPTFETPAEYKMFRILGADVVGMSTVPEVIVARHMNMTCFGVSIITDSGVPGEIVEISHEEVQQVAAKAEPIMTMVIKELVAEL from the coding sequence ATGTTAAGCAAAATAAAAGAAACAGCTGATTTTATTTTGGAGCAATCCAAAACAGAAGCCACCATCGGTATTATCCTGGGCACCGGCCTGGGCGGTTTGGTAGGTGAAATAGACATTAAAAGCACGCTTAATTATGATGCCATCCCTAACTTTCCGGTTTCTACGGTAGAAGGACACCAAGGCCGCCTTATATTTGGAATACTTGGCGGTAAAGAAGTGGTAGCCATGCAGGGTCGCTTCCATTACTACGAGGGATACGACATGAAACAGCTTACCTTCCCGGTGAGGGTAATGAAAATGATGGGCATAAATACCCTGCTGGTAAGCAATGCCAGCGGCGGATTAAATCCCGATTTTGTGGTGGGTGATGTAATGATAATCGAGGACCAAATAAACATGTTTGGCGACAATCCCTTGATGGGTAAAAATTTTGACGAGCTGGGTCCCCGCTTTCCCGACATGAGCCAACCCTACTGCAAAAAACTGATTGCCAAAGCCTTTGACATAGCCGCTAAAAACAATATCCAGCTCCAACGCGGGGTTTATGTAGGCACCTCAGGCCCTACCTTCGAAACACCGGCCGAATACAAGATGTTCCGCATTTTGGGTGCTGACGTGGTGGGCATGTCCACCGTTCCAGAGGTTATTGTGGCGCGCCATATGAATATGACCTGTTTTGGCGTTTCCATCATAACCGATTCGGGGGTTCCGGGCGAGATAGTAGAAATATCGCACGAAGAAGTGCAGCAAGTGGCCGCCAAAGCCGAACCCATCATGACCATGGTAATTAAGGAACTGGTGGCCGAATTATAA
- the lpxK gene encoding tetraacyldisaccharide 4'-kinase produces MKTIKHIRLLLFPIALLYGWLVRARNCMFNIGILKSERFPVPIISVGNITVGGTGKTPLTEFIINVLKGDYKVALLSRGYKRTTKGLVLANAQSTASEIGDEPKQILDKFADITVAVSEKRVHGVNGLLALDAAPDVIVMDDAYQHRYVQPGLSILVVDYKRPLWKDIMLPAGELREPMKGKKRAEIILFSKCPRQLSEAKQLELTRKIKPLPHQQVYFSTVTYQKPRMLFNGQQNAKKICLSDASALVVTGIANPAPFEKHIATLTSHMQSICFPDHYQFTQKDVELISKRFDELDGKNKFIVTTEKDAVRFKQVLSPCTPIARFIYFIPIQIEILNNKQAEFTDKIISYVKQNKRNS; encoded by the coding sequence ATGAAAACGATAAAACACATACGGCTTTTACTTTTTCCCATCGCCCTACTTTATGGATGGCTTGTTCGTGCCAGAAATTGTATGTTTAACATAGGAATTTTAAAATCGGAGCGTTTTCCGGTGCCTATTATTTCGGTAGGGAACATTACCGTAGGCGGCACAGGTAAAACACCGCTGACCGAATTTATTATTAACGTATTAAAAGGGGACTACAAGGTAGCTTTGCTTAGCAGGGGATATAAACGCACAACCAAAGGATTGGTACTGGCCAATGCTCAATCAACGGCATCCGAAATTGGCGACGAGCCTAAGCAAATACTGGATAAATTTGCTGATATTACCGTGGCAGTTTCCGAAAAAAGGGTACACGGTGTAAACGGTTTACTGGCTTTGGATGCAGCGCCTGATGTAATTGTAATGGACGATGCCTATCAGCACCGTTACGTGCAACCGGGACTGAGTATTTTAGTGGTGGACTACAAACGCCCCCTCTGGAAAGATATCATGCTCCCGGCGGGTGAGCTCCGCGAACCCATGAAAGGAAAAAAAAGAGCCGAAATTATTTTGTTCAGCAAGTGCCCAAGGCAGTTAAGCGAAGCGAAGCAGCTGGAGTTGACCCGTAAAATAAAGCCACTCCCCCATCAGCAAGTATATTTTTCGACGGTAACTTACCAAAAGCCACGTATGCTTTTTAACGGTCAGCAGAATGCTAAAAAGATATGCCTTTCAGATGCAAGCGCTTTGGTGGTTACCGGAATTGCTAACCCGGCACCTTTTGAAAAGCATATTGCAACTTTAACATCCCATATGCAAAGTATATGTTTCCCCGATCATTATCAGTTTACGCAAAAAGATGTAGAATTGATAAGTAAGCGCTTTGATGAATTAGATGGCAAAAACAAATTTATTGTAACCACCGAAAAGGATGCTGTACGGTTTAAGCAGGTACTCAGCCCGTGCACCCCCATAGCCCGGTTTATTTATTTCATACCCATACAAATAGAGATACTAAATAATAAACAAGCAGAGTTCACTGATAAAATTATAAGCTATGTTAAGCAAAATAAAAGAAACAGCTGA
- the sppA gene encoding signal peptide peptidase SppA, protein MAKFFKSLLLTILGSFVTALFIVLLFVGVIASLVASGEKEVNIKEGTLLTINLDKIIKDRGIDDPFAELLGETPFASSQIGLNDVLANIKKAQRDKNILGIYLECGNPITGYATLNEIREALVTFKDSGKFIYAYAPMYSQKGYYLASAATKLYMPPQGMLDFKGLSSERTFYKGALEKLGVEMQIFKHGKFKSAVEPFILDHMSDPAKEQTITYVNSIWNHIVSGISQARGISAGEINNIANSGGMFLSNDIFVEGNMLDGLKYKDEVISELKALTNTDEDKDIEQVNLANYKSVYVSDGHKGLVKDKIAVIYAEGEIDGMDDEGIKSEKLSKTIRDARRDETIKAVVLRVNSPGGSGAGSDIIWREVQLCKEVKPVIVSMGDLAASGGYYIACVADTIVANPVTLTGSIGVFGMMPNIKPLANKWGFTFDGVKTNKYADMPAITRPLNDDEGALFQSSVERFYDVFLKRCAEGRNTTKQSIDEIGQGRVWSGENAIEHQLVDVMGGLETAVQIAREKAGLEKYRIKEMPEKLSPIEEMFKGMKSEAKAYITESFLGVGYEHFEQLNRLKEVDPIQARLPYELQIN, encoded by the coding sequence ATGGCAAAATTTTTTAAATCTTTACTCCTAACGATATTGGGTTCCTTTGTTACGGCTTTGTTTATCGTACTTCTTTTTGTTGGTGTAATCGCCTCTTTGGTTGCCTCGGGCGAAAAAGAAGTCAACATAAAAGAAGGCACCCTACTGACCATTAACTTAGATAAGATAATTAAAGATAGAGGCATAGACGATCCTTTTGCCGAACTACTCGGCGAAACACCCTTTGCTTCATCCCAAATTGGCTTAAACGATGTGCTTGCAAATATAAAAAAAGCACAACGCGATAAAAACATTCTGGGAATCTATTTAGAGTGTGGTAATCCGATAACCGGATATGCCACTTTAAATGAAATAAGAGAAGCGCTGGTCACTTTTAAAGATTCCGGCAAATTTATTTATGCCTATGCCCCCATGTATTCACAAAAGGGTTATTATCTGGCTTCCGCCGCCACAAAATTATATATGCCTCCTCAGGGCATGTTGGATTTTAAAGGACTCAGTTCGGAGCGTACTTTTTATAAAGGTGCATTGGAAAAGCTGGGGGTAGAAATGCAGATTTTTAAACATGGTAAATTTAAATCGGCTGTAGAACCTTTTATACTCGACCACATGAGCGATCCCGCCAAAGAGCAAACCATAACCTATGTCAACTCCATTTGGAACCACATTGTATCAGGCATATCCCAAGCCAGGGGAATATCTGCAGGCGAAATAAACAATATAGCCAACAGCGGTGGTATGTTTTTAAGTAATGATATTTTTGTGGAAGGAAACATGTTGGATGGTCTTAAGTACAAAGATGAGGTGATAAGCGAGCTCAAAGCACTCACCAACACCGATGAAGACAAAGATATTGAACAAGTTAACCTTGCCAACTACAAGTCGGTTTATGTTTCTGATGGTCACAAGGGGCTGGTTAAAGATAAAATAGCTGTTATTTATGCCGAGGGCGAAATAGACGGAATGGATGACGAGGGTATTAAATCCGAGAAACTAAGCAAGACGATCCGCGATGCACGGCGCGACGAAACCATCAAGGCCGTGGTGCTGCGGGTAAACTCCCCCGGTGGTTCCGGTGCAGGCTCCGACATTATATGGCGTGAGGTACAACTCTGCAAGGAAGTTAAACCGGTAATCGTTTCCATGGGCGATTTGGCTGCTTCGGGTGGGTATTATATTGCCTGCGTGGCCGACACCATTGTGGCCAATCCCGTTACATTGACCGGTTCGATAGGCGTTTTTGGTATGATGCCCAACATTAAACCACTGGCCAACAAGTGGGGATTTACCTTTGATGGTGTAAAAACCAATAAATATGCTGATATGCCCGCCATCACACGGCCGCTCAATGACGACGAAGGAGCTTTGTTTCAAAGTTCTGTAGAAAGGTTTTACGACGTGTTTTTAAAACGCTGCGCCGAAGGCCGAAACACGACCAAGCAGTCTATCGACGAAATAGGCCAGGGTCGGGTCTGGAGTGGCGAAAATGCCATTGAACACCAGCTGGTAGATGTGATGGGTGGATTAGAAACCGCCGTGCAAATTGCCCGTGAAAAGGCAGGCCTCGAAAAGTACAGAATAAAGGAGATGCCCGAAAAACTTTCGCCTATCGAAGAAATGTTTAAGGGTATGAAAAGCGAAGCCAAAGCATATATAACAGAATCGTTTCTGGGAGTTGGCTATGAGCACTTTGAGCAACTGAACCGATTGAAAGAAGTAGATCCAATACAAGCAAGATTACCCTACGAATTGCAGATAAATTAA
- the folK gene encoding 2-amino-4-hydroxy-6-hydroxymethyldihydropteridine diphosphokinase, whose protein sequence is MNSVILLVGGNEGNILKNMQDAKMLISNRIGDVCICSAYYESEPWGFEHQQNFLNRVIELLTDLSVDEILLKAQQIEKELGRKPKTQKAYEGRTMDIDILFFNDETIELPRLSVPHPKIQERKFTLLPLAEHWGDLVHPVLGKTIKSLLRECQDQGWVEKVEDPYRPEGTRESPEYGSL, encoded by the coding sequence ATGAACAGCGTTATACTACTTGTGGGCGGTAACGAGGGCAATATACTTAAGAACATGCAGGATGCCAAAATGTTGATAAGTAATAGAATAGGCGATGTGTGTATCTGTTCGGCTTATTACGAAAGCGAGCCTTGGGGTTTTGAGCATCAACAAAATTTTTTAAACCGGGTGATTGAACTTTTAACGGATCTATCGGTAGACGAAATTTTACTTAAGGCGCAACAAATTGAAAAAGAACTTGGACGTAAACCCAAAACACAAAAGGCCTACGAAGGCCGAACCATGGATATAGACATCCTCTTTTTTAATGATGAAACAATTGAACTTCCCCGGCTAAGTGTTCCACATCCTAAAATTCAGGAACGAAAATTTACTTTATTGCCTTTAGCAGAACATTGGGGCGATCTGGTTCATCCGGTATTGGGTAAAACAATCAAGAGCTTATTGCGTGAATGTCAGGATCAAGGTTGGGTGGAAAAAGTGGAAGACCCTTATCGGCCTGAGGGCACACGAGAATCTCCCGAATACGGGTCGTTGTAA
- a CDS encoding TonB-dependent receptor plug domain-containing protein, with protein MHTLNKACILWALLLLHTVSFAQKIKIFDKETHLPIAHVVVFSESENFWTISDNNGIVNITAFNRAEDLYFRHPAYELLFIKGSQALPNTVELLPKMFTLDEFVVSASRSGENKKKIPYFVETIKPHSIEFNNAPTGADILSTTGYVAVQKSQGGGGSPILRGFEANRVLLVMDGVRMNNAIYRSGHLQNSITIDPNILEKTEVLFGPSSVIYGSDALGGVVSYFSKDPVLSNDSIALMDYQASVQTLSVSNSLKTNININAGFKHWASLSSFTFSNFGNITMGKNRPDNTDNDWGKVFHYARRINGRDSMMVNSNPNTQMNTGYQQYDLLQKVKYSPSQNHDLVLNAQYSTSSNISRFDQLNDYDGDYLKFAQYYYGPQKRLFISFNSRLKSNNQWFNHLNTIVSYQKIKESRHSRIFNNNNRLSQEEFIDIYSFNMDFVKEINTNNKINYGIELLFNDMASKAKYTNIENGNSSAAPTRYPGGGSFFQAYSAYANYNKTISAKLILDLGARFGSFSFNSTFTDNPEVTELSMNTQAPSASFGLVYSPGSTWKFSGVAATGFRAPNVDDYGKIRAKNEEISMPNPLLKPEYAFNVELSATRSFLNENLILNITTYNTWLYDAIVRKYAPYQGKDSVEYNGQKYRVYINSNEHKAVVNGFSAGMHAQAASYISFNASLNYTRGKVVSTNEPMGHIVPLFGKIGATYRHKNFKATFYMNYQAQKKARDMSPYGEDNEEEGSANGFPAWQSLNVAAQYQLIKAVTLQASAENLLDRHYKTFASAISAPGRNLIISISARF; from the coding sequence ATGCACACTCTAAACAAGGCCTGCATCCTTTGGGCTCTACTATTATTGCACACCGTATCTTTTGCTCAAAAAATAAAAATTTTCGACAAAGAAACGCATCTGCCCATTGCCCATGTGGTTGTTTTTTCTGAGTCGGAAAACTTCTGGACCATTAGCGACAACAACGGCATAGTAAACATTACCGCCTTTAACCGTGCTGAAGATTTGTATTTTAGACACCCCGCCTACGAACTGCTTTTTATTAAAGGCAGCCAAGCACTTCCGAATACAGTTGAGCTTTTGCCTAAAATGTTTACCCTGGACGAGTTTGTAGTCTCTGCCTCCCGCAGCGGTGAAAATAAAAAAAAGATACCCTACTTTGTTGAAACGATAAAACCCCATTCCATAGAATTTAATAATGCCCCCACGGGAGCAGATATTTTAAGCACTACCGGATATGTAGCCGTACAAAAAAGCCAAGGTGGTGGCGGAAGCCCCATATTGCGAGGCTTTGAGGCCAACAGGGTACTACTTGTGATGGATGGGGTGAGAATGAACAACGCTATATATCGCAGTGGTCACCTTCAGAATAGCATAACTATTGATCCGAATATATTAGAAAAAACCGAGGTATTGTTTGGCCCCTCCTCCGTAATTTATGGTAGCGATGCACTGGGCGGTGTGGTCAGCTATTTTAGTAAGGATCCGGTATTATCCAACGACAGCATAGCACTGATGGATTATCAGGCGTCGGTACAAACCCTGAGCGTAAGCAACTCCCTCAAAACCAATATAAATATCAATGCCGGATTTAAACATTGGGCCTCGCTAAGCAGCTTTACCTTTAGCAATTTTGGTAATATTACAATGGGAAAAAACCGACCGGATAATACGGACAACGACTGGGGAAAGGTGTTTCATTACGCACGGCGAATCAACGGACGCGACAGCATGATGGTAAACAGCAATCCCAACACGCAAATGAATACCGGCTATCAGCAATACGACCTTCTGCAGAAAGTGAAATACTCGCCATCTCAAAATCACGACCTGGTGCTCAACGCGCAATATTCTACTTCGAGTAACATCAGCCGTTTTGACCAGTTAAATGACTACGATGGGGATTATTTAAAATTTGCACAGTATTACTACGGACCACAAAAAAGACTTTTTATTTCCTTCAACAGTCGATTAAAAAGCAACAACCAATGGTTTAACCATTTAAACACCATCGTCTCATATCAAAAAATCAAAGAATCGAGACATAGCCGTATTTTTAACAACAATAACAGGCTTTCGCAGGAAGAGTTTATCGACATATATAGTTTTAACATGGATTTTGTAAAGGAGATAAATACCAACAATAAAATTAATTATGGGATAGAGTTGCTTTTTAACGACATGGCTTCCAAAGCAAAATATACCAACATTGAAAACGGAAACAGCTCAGCTGCACCCACCAGATATCCCGGCGGTGGTAGCTTTTTCCAGGCCTACTCGGCATACGCCAACTACAATAAAACGATAAGCGCAAAGTTAATATTAGATCTAGGTGCGAGGTTTGGGTCTTTTAGTTTTAATTCAACATTTACAGACAATCCTGAGGTCACAGAGCTAAGCATGAACACCCAGGCCCCCTCGGCCAGTTTCGGACTGGTTTATAGCCCCGGTAGCACCTGGAAATTTTCGGGGGTGGCAGCTACCGGCTTTAGGGCACCCAACGTTGACGATTACGGAAAGATACGCGCCAAAAACGAAGAGATAAGCATGCCCAATCCCTTGTTAAAACCTGAATATGCCTTTAACGTAGAATTATCGGCTACCAGGAGTTTCTTAAATGAGAATCTAATCTTAAATATTACCACATATAACACCTGGCTGTACGACGCCATTGTACGCAAATATGCACCCTATCAAGGAAAAGATTCTGTGGAATACAACGGCCAAAAATACAGGGTATATATTAACAGCAATGAGCACAAAGCTGTTGTTAATGGTTTTTCGGCCGGAATGCATGCCCAAGCAGCATCTTATATTTCGTTTAATGCAAGCCTTAATTATACCCGGGGTAAAGTTGTGTCAACCAATGAACCCATGGGGCATATCGTGCCACTTTTTGGTAAAATCGGTGCCACTTACCGGCACAAAAATTTTAAAGCAACGTTTTACATGAATTATCAGGCCCAAAAAAAAGCGAGGGACATGTCGCCTTATGGCGAGGACAATGAGGAGGAGGGCAGCGCAAACGGATTTCCGGCCTGGCAAAGTCTGAATGTTGCTGCGCAATACCAGTTAATAAAAGCTGTAACACTGCAAGCCTCGGCAGAAAATTTACTCGACAGGCACTACAAAACTTTTGCCTCAGCCATCAGCGCACCCGGGCGTAATCTGATTATTTCGATAAGTGCAAGGTTTTAA
- the dxs gene encoding 1-deoxy-D-xylulose-5-phosphate synthase produces the protein MTEEGHNLLQQINTPDDLRKFSEKDLAQICGELREFIIDAVSCNPAHFGASLGVVELTVALHYVFNTPYDKLVWDVGHQAYGHKILTGRKNDFHSNRKYGGLSGFPNTFESKYDAFGVGHSSTSISAALGMAIAAEKNKEKNKQVVAIIGDGSMTAGLAFEGIINLSKSKSNMLVVLNDNRMAIDPNVGGLSDYLLDISTSQTYNKVRSEVLRGLEKLKITGPNSRGKIVAINNSIKALLTKQSNMFEGLNIRYFGPVDGHDINHLVKVLNDLKNIPGPKVLHCLTKKGKGFKLAEENQTAWHAPGARFNKLTGENLDSISKKPRPPRFQDVFGHTIVELAEKNDKILGITPAMPSGCSLNIMMEKMPDRAFDVGIAEQHAVTFSAGLAIDGMLPFCNIYSSFMQRAYDQVIHDVALQNLNVVFCLDRGGLVGADGATHHGVYDLAFFRPIPNMIISSPRNEEELRNLMYTAQLPDKGPFVIRYPRGLGCAVNWKTPLKELKIGKGQKLKEGSDLAFITIGPIANKALQACHKLDEQGISTALYDLRFIKPLDTEMLFEIFNKFNKIITVEDGTVVGGMGSAITEFMAENGFVAHIKKLGVPDKFIEHGTQTELQRDCGFDKQGMIEAAKSMFL, from the coding sequence ATGACAGAAGAAGGGCATAACTTACTACAACAGATCAACACCCCTGATGATTTAAGGAAATTCAGCGAGAAAGACCTGGCGCAAATTTGTGGTGAGCTCAGAGAATTCATCATCGATGCCGTGTCGTGCAATCCTGCACATTTTGGAGCCAGCCTTGGTGTAGTTGAATTAACTGTTGCACTGCATTATGTGTTTAATACGCCTTACGACAAGTTGGTATGGGATGTGGGGCATCAAGCTTATGGGCACAAAATATTAACCGGGCGAAAGAATGATTTTCATAGCAACAGAAAATATGGCGGCTTGAGTGGCTTCCCGAATACTTTTGAAAGTAAATACGATGCCTTTGGTGTTGGCCATTCCTCTACTTCTATTTCGGCAGCCCTGGGTATGGCCATCGCTGCTGAAAAAAATAAAGAAAAAAACAAACAGGTAGTTGCCATAATTGGTGACGGTAGTATGACAGCAGGGCTGGCTTTTGAAGGCATCATCAATTTGAGCAAATCAAAATCGAACATGCTGGTTGTACTCAACGATAACAGGATGGCTATTGACCCTAATGTGGGTGGACTGAGCGATTATTTGCTCGACATCTCTACATCGCAAACCTACAATAAAGTACGGAGTGAAGTATTGCGTGGCTTAGAAAAACTCAAGATTACAGGACCTAACTCCAGAGGTAAAATTGTAGCCATCAACAACAGCATTAAAGCGCTGCTGACCAAGCAGTCCAACATGTTTGAAGGACTCAATATAAGGTATTTTGGGCCGGTTGACGGACACGACATCAACCATTTAGTAAAAGTGCTCAACGATTTAAAAAACATACCCGGCCCCAAGGTATTGCACTGCCTTACCAAAAAAGGCAAGGGGTTTAAGTTGGCCGAGGAAAACCAGACCGCCTGGCATGCACCGGGAGCCAGGTTTAACAAGCTCACGGGCGAAAACTTAGACAGCATATCAAAAAAGCCCAGACCTCCGCGTTTTCAGGATGTTTTTGGGCATACCATTGTTGAGTTAGCCGAAAAAAATGATAAAATATTAGGTATTACGCCGGCAATGCCTTCCGGGTGCTCCTTAAATATTATGATGGAAAAAATGCCCGACAGGGCTTTTGATGTTGGTATTGCCGAACAACATGCCGTTACTTTTTCCGCAGGATTGGCCATAGACGGGATGCTCCCTTTTTGCAACATCTACTCCTCATTTATGCAACGCGCCTACGATCAGGTTATCCACGATGTGGCCTTGCAAAACCTTAACGTAGTATTTTGTCTGGACAGGGGTGGACTGGTAGGAGCCGATGGCGCTACCCACCACGGCGTTTATGATTTGGCTTTTTTCAGGCCTATACCCAATATGATTATTTCGTCGCCACGGAACGAAGAAGAATTGCGTAATTTAATGTATACCGCACAATTGCCCGACAAAGGACCTTTTGTTATTCGATATCCGAGGGGCCTGGGCTGTGCCGTTAATTGGAAAACACCGCTAAAAGAATTGAAAATTGGCAAGGGCCAAAAACTGAAAGAGGGTTCCGACCTGGCATTTATCACCATTGGACCCATCGCCAATAAAGCATTGCAAGCCTGCCATAAACTTGACGAACAAGGCATATCTACCGCCCTTTACGATTTACGTTTTATTAAACCCCTGGATACCGAAATGCTATTTGAGATATTCAATAAGTTTAATAAAATTATTACGGTCGAAGATGGCACTGTTGTAGGAGGAATGGGCAGCGCCATTACTGAATTCATGGCGGAAAATGGCTTTGTAGCCCATATTAAAAAGTTAGGTGTACCCGATAAATTTATAGAACACGGCACTCAAACAGAACTGCAACGCGATTGTGGTTTCGACAAACAGGGAATGATTGAAGCTGCCAAAAGCATGTTCCTGTAA
- a CDS encoding OmpA/MotB family protein, translating to MNKIIIAIIGGIVAVCTSCIPLKQYQELQEKDRENSAALKRMEMNHQNMEVENNELKAEVKRLKQKVEALEKDTVRLARQNWSLKNRNKELMNQYNDFLQNTSTGNASPESAELLQHLQQLHQQLQDREDQLLLAERELAIKKQGLERASANLRSVEKELEGRNKRLYELERALNEKDSLMNALQTAVANALTDFGSDELAVHIKNGKVYVSMEEKLLFKSGSYQVSEVGVGALRKIAGVLEQKPDIKVLVEGHTDEVPYKSTVLLDNWDLSVKRATSVTRILLQNSSISPTRIIAAGRSEYVPVDASPTPEARRKNRRTEIILSPNLDQVFDLLQAN from the coding sequence ATGAATAAGATTATTATTGCGATAATTGGAGGAATAGTGGCTGTGTGTACTTCTTGTATTCCCTTAAAACAATATCAGGAGTTGCAAGAAAAAGATAGGGAAAATAGTGCCGCCCTAAAGCGCATGGAAATGAACCACCAAAATATGGAGGTAGAAAATAATGAGTTAAAAGCTGAGGTGAAACGTCTAAAGCAAAAAGTAGAAGCCTTGGAAAAAGATACGGTTCGCTTGGCCAGGCAGAATTGGAGCTTAAAAAATCGTAATAAGGAGTTGATGAACCAGTACAATGATTTTTTGCAAAATACCTCAACCGGCAATGCTTCGCCGGAATCGGCGGAGTTGCTGCAACATTTACAGCAATTGCACCAACAATTGCAAGATCGCGAGGATCAATTGTTATTAGCGGAACGGGAGTTGGCCATTAAAAAACAGGGATTGGAAAGAGCATCGGCCAACCTGCGCTCGGTAGAGAAAGAGCTTGAAGGCAGAAACAAACGACTTTATGAACTGGAAAGGGCCTTGAACGAAAAAGATTCGCTCATGAATGCCTTGCAAACTGCCGTGGCCAATGCCCTTACCGATTTTGGGAGTGATGAATTGGCGGTGCATATAAAAAATGGTAAGGTATATGTTTCTATGGAGGAGAAATTACTTTTTAAATCGGGCAGTTACCAAGTGAGTGAAGTGGGAGTGGGTGCCTTGAGAAAGATTGCCGGCGTGCTGGAGCAAAAACCGGACATCAAGGTTTTGGTGGAAGGTCATACCGACGAGGTGCCCTACAAAAGTACGGTGTTGTTAGATAACTGGGATTTAAGTGTGAAAAGAGCCACCTCGGTTACGCGTATCCTGCTACAAAACTCCAGTATCAGCCCTACACGGATTATAGCCGCTGGCAGGAGCGAATATGTGCCGGTGGATGCCTCGCCTACACCCGAAGCCCGAAGGAAAAACAGAAGAACAGAAATTATATTATCCCCAAATCTCGATCAGGTATTTGATTTATTACAAGCCAATTAA
- a CDS encoding radical SAM/SPASM domain-containing protein yields the protein MISLLLKKPCVWGQPLALSVEPINICNLKCPECPTGMGILTRPKGMLTVDSLRNMLKGTAKSLWHLNIYFQGEPYMHPDFFELVTTAKKAELVVETSTNAQFLNYRQAQKTIQSGLDVIVVSMDGSTQGVYEKYRVGGDIEKVIKGIENLVKAKKEARSRYPLIRLQFLAFSYNQHQIKEMKQIAFNLGVDSLEIKKAQIYGVNNKTALLPTQKKLSRYAVQRDGEVQLQGKVRNSCWKHWSSAVVTWRGDVVPCCFDKDAKYVMGNANQQNLKEIWYKTEFKYFRRRVLQAQQDIDICSNCPLSRK from the coding sequence ATGATTAGCTTACTGCTTAAAAAACCGTGTGTGTGGGGACAGCCTCTGGCGTTAAGTGTAGAGCCTATTAATATTTGCAATTTAAAGTGCCCGGAATGTCCTACCGGCATGGGAATACTGACGCGCCCTAAAGGTATGTTAACGGTGGATAGCTTAAGAAACATGCTTAAGGGGACTGCTAAATCGTTGTGGCATTTAAATATATATTTTCAGGGCGAGCCGTACATGCACCCTGATTTTTTTGAGTTGGTAACGACGGCTAAAAAAGCTGAGCTGGTAGTTGAAACATCCACTAACGCACAGTTCCTGAATTACAGGCAAGCCCAAAAAACGATTCAAAGTGGTTTAGATGTAATAGTAGTATCGATGGATGGCAGTACACAGGGTGTTTACGAAAAATACAGGGTAGGGGGCGATATTGAAAAAGTGATTAAGGGTATTGAAAATTTGGTGAAGGCAAAAAAAGAAGCGCGTTCGCGGTATCCTCTCATCCGCCTTCAGTTTTTGGCTTTTTCTTATAATCAACATCAAATTAAGGAGATGAAGCAAATAGCATTTAACTTGGGTGTGGATAGTTTAGAAATTAAAAAAGCGCAGATTTATGGGGTAAATAATAAAACTGCACTGTTGCCTACCCAAAAAAAACTATCGCGCTATGCTGTGCAAAGGGATGGTGAGGTGCAGCTCCAAGGTAAAGTGCGCAACAGTTGCTGGAAACATTGGAGCTCCGCCGTAGTTACCTGGCGAGGGGATGTGGTGCCCTGTTGCTTCGATAAAGATGCAAAATACGTGATGGGAAATGCCAATCAACAAAACTTGAAGGAGATATGGTATAAAACCGAATTCAAGTACTTTAGAAGACGGGTGTTGCAAGCGCAACAAGATATTGACATCTGTAGCAACTGTCCATTGAGCAGGAAATAA